A region from the Cervus elaphus chromosome 10, mCerEla1.1, whole genome shotgun sequence genome encodes:
- the SYNGR3 gene encoding synaptogyrin-3 isoform X3, translating to MVLMINPRLECPQSAGCWVFSIAVFGPIVNEGYVNADSGPELRCIFNGNAGACRFGVALGLGAFLACAGFLLLDVRFQQISSVRDRRRAVLLDLGFSGLWSFLWFVGFCFLTNQWQRTAPGPGTAQAGDAARAAITFSFFSILSWVALTVKALQRFRLGTDMSLFATEQLGAGAGQTYPGYPVGSGVEGTETYQSPPFTETLDTSPKGYQVPAY from the exons TCCATCGCTGTCTTCGGGCCCATCGTCAACGAGGGCTACGTGAACGCCGACAGCGGCCCAGAGCTACGCTGCATCTTCAACGGCAACGCGGGCGCCTGCCGCTTCGGAGTCGCGCTCGGCCTCGGGGCCTTCCTCGCCTGCGCCGGTTTCCTGCTGCTCGACGTGCGCTTCCAGCAGATCAGCAGCGTTCGCGACCGGCGCCGCGCAGTGCTGCTCgacttgggcttctcag GCCTGTGGTCCTTCTTGTGGTTCGtgggcttttgtttcctcacCAACCAGTGGCAGCGCACGGCGCCCGGGCCGGGCACGGCGCAGGCGGGGGACGCGGCGCGCGCCGCcatcaccttcagcttcttctccATCCTCAGCTGG GTGGCGCTTACCGTGAAGGCCCTGCAGCGGTTCCGTCTGGGCACCGACATGTCGCTCTTTGCCACCGAGCAGCTGGGTGCTGGGGCGGGCCAGACCTACCCGGGGTACCCGGTGGGCAGCGGTGTGGAAGGCACGGAGACCTACCAGAGCCCGCCCTTCACCGAGACCCTGGACACCAGCCCCAAAGGGTACCAGGTCCCTGCCTACTAG